One segment of Paraburkholderia sp. PREW-6R DNA contains the following:
- a CDS encoding acyl-CoA dehydrogenase produces the protein MQDAPIINPRDLEFQLFELLECEALTRRARHADHSRETFVAALDTAHAVAVEKFATHNRLLDENEPQFDGERVILPAQVKEALDALRATGFLAAGKDYEWGGMQLPSVIAFACLSLFKSANMATASYAMLTTANANVIERFGSVTQKRKYLQALFEGRAFGTMALTEPQAGSSLSDLVTTATPNEDGTYSIRGNKIFISGGDHELSENIVHLVLARIPGGPAGVKGISLFTVPKFHVNEDGSRGARNDVALAGLIHKMGWRGTTSTMLSFGEHGKCIGELVGEPHQGLAYMFHMMNEARIGVGLGAVMLGYRGYLASLDYARERPQGRRPDNKRPLDPQLRLIEHADVRRMLLAQKAYVEGAYALCLYAARLVDEQNTGETEAARANAGLLLDLLTPVVKSWPSQWCLEANSLAIQIHGGYGYTREYPVEQFYRDNRLNMIHEGTHGIQAIDLLGRKVAMKQGAALKLLAGEMQHSIDKARADPALHVYADALGAAWQDVAATVEALLPTLAAEPERALANANAFLEAFGHLVLAWTWLRQANVASAALPRAKSDEDADFYRGKLHACQWFFRWELPRITQMLASLRKLDDTTLTMKPQWF, from the coding sequence ATGCAAGATGCGCCGATCATCAACCCGCGTGATCTGGAGTTCCAGCTGTTCGAGTTGCTCGAGTGCGAAGCGCTTACCCGGCGTGCGCGCCATGCCGATCACAGCCGCGAGACGTTCGTCGCCGCGCTCGACACCGCGCACGCGGTCGCGGTCGAAAAGTTCGCCACGCACAACCGCTTGCTCGACGAAAACGAACCGCAGTTCGACGGCGAGCGTGTGATCCTGCCCGCGCAGGTGAAAGAGGCGCTCGACGCGTTGCGTGCTACCGGCTTTCTCGCCGCCGGCAAGGACTACGAATGGGGCGGCATGCAGTTGCCGTCGGTGATTGCGTTTGCGTGCCTGTCGCTGTTCAAGAGCGCGAACATGGCAACTGCGTCATACGCAATGTTGACCACGGCGAACGCCAATGTGATCGAACGTTTCGGCAGCGTTACGCAAAAGCGTAAGTACCTGCAGGCTTTATTCGAAGGCCGCGCATTCGGCACCATGGCGCTCACCGAACCACAGGCGGGTTCCAGTCTGTCCGATCTCGTCACCACGGCCACGCCGAATGAAGACGGCACCTACTCCATTCGCGGCAACAAGATTTTTATTTCGGGCGGCGACCATGAACTGAGCGAGAACATTGTCCACCTCGTGCTTGCGCGCATACCAGGCGGACCGGCTGGCGTGAAAGGCATCTCGCTTTTCACGGTGCCGAAGTTTCATGTCAACGAAGACGGCAGCCGCGGCGCGCGCAACGACGTCGCACTCGCGGGCCTGATTCACAAGATGGGCTGGCGCGGCACCACGTCCACCATGCTGTCGTTTGGCGAGCACGGCAAATGCATCGGCGAACTGGTGGGTGAACCGCATCAGGGCCTCGCCTACATGTTCCATATGATGAACGAGGCACGCATCGGCGTGGGTCTGGGCGCAGTGATGCTGGGCTATCGCGGATACCTGGCGTCGCTCGATTACGCACGCGAACGGCCTCAGGGGCGCCGGCCGGACAACAAGCGCCCGCTCGATCCGCAACTTCGCCTGATCGAGCATGCGGACGTGCGCCGGATGCTGCTCGCGCAGAAAGCGTACGTGGAAGGCGCCTATGCGCTTTGCCTATACGCCGCGCGTCTCGTCGACGAGCAGAACACCGGCGAAACCGAAGCCGCCCGCGCCAATGCAGGCCTGCTGCTCGACCTCCTGACGCCGGTCGTCAAGTCCTGGCCTTCGCAATGGTGTCTGGAAGCGAATAGCCTCGCCATCCAGATTCACGGCGGCTACGGCTACACGCGCGAATATCCGGTCGAACAGTTCTATCGCGACAACCGGCTGAACATGATCCACGAAGGCACACACGGTATTCAGGCGATCGACCTGCTTGGGCGCAAGGTCGCGATGAAACAGGGCGCTGCGCTGAAGCTGCTGGCGGGCGAAATGCAACACAGTATCGACAAGGCGCGTGCCGATCCCGCGTTGCATGTGTATGCGGACGCGCTCGGCGCCGCATGGCAGGACGTAGCGGCCACGGTCGAAGCGTTGCTGCCAACGCTCGCCGCCGAACCCGAACGCGCGCTCGCCAACGCGAACGCGTTTCTCGAAGCGTTCGGCCATCTCGTGCTTGCATGGACATGGCTGCGCCAGGCAAACGTGGCGAGCGCCGCGTTGCCACGCGCGAAGAGCGATGAGGATGCCGACTTCTATCGCGGCAAACTGCACGCTTGCCAGTGGTTCTTCCGTTGGGAACTGCCGCGCATCACGCAGATGCTGGCAAGCTTGCGCAAGCTCGACGACACCACCCTGACAATGAAGCCTCAATGGTTCTGA
- a CDS encoding BON domain-containing protein, with amino-acid sequence MKTVNLLKALGIALCVATASSAYAQSSDAMASAPAAPSAKSMKQADRKLGLSVRKALSRAQGFDVSNVFVRARGGVVTLSGTVPDGAQIPQAEDVAKNVAGVKSVNNKLTIGTQGGGGG; translated from the coding sequence GTGAAAACAGTCAATCTATTGAAGGCGCTCGGCATAGCATTGTGCGTGGCAACAGCGTCCAGTGCCTACGCCCAGTCGAGCGACGCAATGGCGTCCGCCCCGGCAGCGCCGAGCGCAAAGTCCATGAAGCAGGCCGACCGCAAGCTCGGCCTGAGCGTGCGCAAGGCGTTGTCAAGAGCACAAGGGTTCGACGTGTCCAACGTATTCGTGCGTGCGCGTGGCGGCGTGGTGACGTTGTCCGGCACGGTGCCGGACGGCGCGCAGATTCCGCAAGCTGAAGACGTGGCGAAGAATGTGGCGGGCGTGAAGTCCGTGAATAACAAGCTCACGATTGGCACACAAGGCGGCGGCGGAGGCTAA
- a CDS encoding DUF1501 domain-containing protein, protein MFTRRQFLSVAAAGAGAMLVSPRIAFASVASDHRFVFVIQRGAADGLNIVVPYADPAYAGLRGELAIDTSSAVKLDGTFALHPSLRQTAAMYVDRQALFVHAVASPYRDRSHFDGQNVLETGGTSPYQVRDGWLNRLVAQLPATRENAIAFAPTVPMALRGNAAVTSYAPSALPQAPDDLLTRVTQLYDGDAQLRPLWESAMTARGLAGDAGARQDPASLGKLAAGFLSRDDGPRIAMIETGGWDTHSAQNARLANQLKALDTMLAALRDGMGATWSKTTVLVATEFGRTAAANGTGGTDHGTGSVAMVLGGSVAGGRVMADWPGLKPGQLYQSRDLKPTTSLDALICGTASESLGLDPQRTAAALFGAAGTSRPLSGIVRA, encoded by the coding sequence ATGTTCACACGCCGCCAGTTCCTGAGCGTCGCCGCCGCCGGCGCGGGCGCGATGCTCGTGTCGCCCCGCATCGCGTTCGCGAGCGTCGCGAGCGACCATCGTTTCGTCTTCGTGATCCAGCGCGGCGCTGCCGATGGACTGAACATCGTCGTGCCCTATGCCGATCCGGCTTACGCCGGCCTGCGCGGTGAGCTGGCGATCGACACGTCGAGCGCCGTGAAGCTGGACGGCACCTTCGCGTTGCATCCGTCGCTCAGACAGACAGCGGCCATGTACGTCGACCGCCAGGCGCTGTTCGTGCACGCGGTGGCGTCACCGTATCGAGACCGCTCGCATTTCGACGGGCAGAACGTGCTCGAAACGGGCGGCACGTCGCCGTATCAGGTAAGGGACGGCTGGCTCAACCGGCTGGTCGCGCAGTTGCCCGCCACGCGCGAAAACGCAATCGCGTTCGCACCCACCGTGCCGATGGCGCTGCGCGGGAACGCGGCGGTCACATCCTATGCGCCGTCGGCGTTGCCGCAGGCGCCCGACGATCTGCTCACGCGCGTCACACAACTGTACGACGGCGACGCGCAGTTGCGTCCGCTATGGGAGTCGGCAATGACCGCGCGGGGCCTCGCTGGCGACGCCGGCGCGCGCCAGGATCCGGCGAGCCTCGGCAAGCTTGCCGCGGGCTTTCTGTCACGCGACGACGGTCCGCGCATCGCGATGATCGAAACCGGCGGCTGGGACACGCATAGCGCGCAGAACGCGCGCCTTGCCAACCAGCTGAAGGCGCTCGATACGATGCTCGCGGCGTTGCGCGATGGAATGGGCGCGACGTGGAGCAAGACCACGGTGCTCGTCGCCACCGAGTTCGGCCGCACCGCTGCCGCTAACGGCACGGGCGGCACGGATCACGGCACGGGGTCGGTGGCGATGGTACTGGGCGGTTCAGTCGCGGGTGGCCGCGTCATGGCCGATTGGCCGGGGCTTAAGCCGGGCCAGCTTTATCAGTCGCGTGACCTGAAACCCACGACCTCGCTCGACGCGCTGATCTGCGGCACCGCGAGTGAAAGCCTCGGGCTCGATCCGCAGCGCACGGCTGCCGCGTTGTTCGGCGCGGCGGGCACGAGCCGGCCGCTGTCGGGCATCGTGCGAGCCTAG
- a CDS encoding DUF1800 domain-containing protein, whose amino-acid sequence MANSPNLNAAAIALNRFGLGARADEAPPADPKAWLLAQFDQYQPRPSAWAGQPDSVALSTELLQQRMQFKQQNRDSAAAGQAGDRANVSNANQPGDQNAAQALNAGQRAQQVAQRGTPQTAQQLGQSSPPPGAAQTAKQAERKAMRGEILDIYRSAVNARVASALTTPTPFIERLVHFWANHFAVSTEKPGVAALAGSFEAEAIRPHVLGRFEDMLVAVERHPAMQLFLDQPRSVGPDSVAAMRASQRDPERKRGLNENLAREIMELHTLGVRSGYTQDDVTEFARALTGWSLAANPLNGGGAARAGLQANAAPGSFVFRAALHEPGARTIMGRTYDQPGEDQALAVLHDLAGSPATAQHIGGKLARHFVGDNPPTGVSERLASVFQRSGGDLPTVYRALIDMPQAWSPTPAKFKTPWEWTISSMRGLGWQDLGNLQSAPILTQLGQPVWRPGSPAGYDDIAASWAAPDALVRRVEMAQRFASRVGDRLDARSLGQSLFAGSLSAPTATAVSRAESASTAIALLLVSPDFQRR is encoded by the coding sequence ATGGCTAACTCACCGAACCTGAACGCCGCGGCAATTGCGCTGAACCGCTTCGGCCTGGGCGCGCGCGCCGACGAGGCGCCGCCCGCCGATCCAAAGGCGTGGCTGCTCGCGCAATTCGATCAGTACCAGCCGCGACCCTCGGCGTGGGCCGGCCAGCCGGATTCCGTGGCACTGTCCACCGAACTGCTGCAGCAGCGCATGCAGTTCAAGCAGCAGAACAGAGACAGCGCCGCAGCGGGGCAGGCTGGCGATCGCGCGAACGTTAGCAATGCCAACCAGCCGGGCGATCAGAACGCGGCGCAGGCACTGAACGCCGGGCAACGCGCACAGCAGGTTGCACAGCGAGGCACGCCGCAAACCGCGCAGCAACTTGGGCAGTCATCCCCGCCGCCCGGCGCCGCACAAACCGCGAAGCAGGCCGAGCGCAAAGCGATGCGCGGCGAGATTCTCGACATATACCGCTCGGCGGTCAACGCGCGCGTCGCCAGCGCGTTGACCACGCCGACGCCATTCATCGAACGGCTGGTGCATTTCTGGGCCAACCATTTCGCGGTGTCGACGGAAAAGCCCGGTGTCGCGGCGCTTGCCGGTTCGTTCGAAGCCGAAGCGATCCGCCCGCATGTGCTCGGCCGTTTCGAGGACATGCTGGTGGCCGTGGAGCGTCACCCGGCCATGCAACTCTTTCTCGATCAGCCGCGTTCGGTCGGTCCCGACAGCGTGGCCGCAATGCGCGCCTCGCAGCGCGATCCGGAGCGCAAACGCGGCCTGAACGAGAACCTCGCGCGCGAGATCATGGAGTTGCATACGCTTGGCGTACGCAGCGGCTACACGCAGGACGACGTCACCGAATTCGCCCGTGCGCTCACCGGCTGGAGTCTCGCGGCGAACCCGCTCAATGGTGGCGGTGCGGCGCGCGCCGGCCTGCAGGCGAACGCCGCGCCCGGCAGTTTCGTGTTCCGCGCGGCGCTTCATGAGCCGGGCGCGCGAACCATCATGGGACGCACTTACGATCAGCCGGGCGAAGATCAGGCGCTCGCCGTGCTGCATGATCTGGCCGGCTCGCCCGCTACGGCGCAGCACATTGGCGGCAAACTCGCGCGTCACTTCGTCGGCGACAACCCGCCGACTGGCGTCAGCGAGCGCCTTGCCAGCGTGTTCCAGCGCAGCGGCGGCGATCTGCCCACCGTGTACCGCGCGCTGATCGACATGCCGCAAGCGTGGTCGCCCACACCCGCGAAGTTCAAGACGCCATGGGAATGGACCATCTCGTCGATGCGCGGGCTCGGCTGGCAAGACCTCGGCAACCTGCAGAGCGCGCCGATCCTCACGCAACTGGGTCAGCCCGTGTGGCGACCCGGTTCGCCCGCCGGCTATGACGACATCGCCGCAAGCTGGGCCGCGCCCGATGCGCTAGTGCGCCGGGTCGAGATGGCGCAGCGTTTCGCTTCACGCGTGGGCGACCGGCTCGACGCGCGCTCGCTCGGCCAGAGCCTGTTCGCCGGGTCGCTCAGCGCGCCGACGGCCACGGCCGTCTCACGTGCGGAAAGTGCGTCCACCGCGATTGCGCTGCTGCTCGTTTCACCCGATTTTCAACGGAGATGA
- a CDS encoding periplasmic heavy metal sensor, which translates to MNGRSWKFVLAASLVLNVFLVGAIVGGAYQWFSARGITVPLLAQQRALRFAAQPLSAQQQKAFVDGLKNARREGRQFAREAREGRRDVLRLLAAPQFDRGALDAALARTRAADSSLRALVESSVADFAATLTPEERVKFADSLKLRGQWREPAPAANAQKPGNADGNTADGNAANANAADANASGGHASSGSSAE; encoded by the coding sequence ATGAACGGCAGGTCGTGGAAATTCGTGCTGGCGGCGTCGCTCGTGCTCAACGTGTTTCTGGTGGGTGCGATAGTCGGCGGTGCTTATCAATGGTTCTCGGCGCGCGGCATCACGGTGCCGTTGCTCGCACAGCAACGCGCGCTGCGATTCGCGGCGCAGCCGTTGTCGGCACAGCAGCAGAAAGCTTTCGTCGACGGCCTGAAGAACGCGCGCCGCGAAGGGCGGCAGTTCGCGCGGGAGGCTCGCGAAGGGCGCCGCGACGTGCTGCGATTGCTGGCGGCGCCGCAATTCGACCGCGGCGCGCTCGACGCCGCGCTCGCTCGCACGCGCGCCGCCGACAGCAGTCTGCGCGCGCTGGTGGAAAGCAGTGTGGCCGATTTCGCGGCGACGCTCACACCGGAGGAGCGCGTCAAGTTCGCCGACAGCCTGAAGTTGCGCGGCCAGTGGCGCGAGCCTGCGCCGGCCGCGAATGCGCAAAAGCCTGGGAATGCAGACGGAAATACGGCAGACGGGAATGCAGCCAATGCGAATGCAGCCGATGCGAATGCGAGCGGGGGACACGCGTCGAGCGGGTCTTCGGCCGAATAA
- a CDS encoding RNA polymerase sigma factor, whose amino-acid sequence MSDRDPDAELIAQVGRAEPAAVRSLVARKLPRLLALATRMLGDRMEAEDVAQEVFVRIWKQAPRWREGEAKLDTWVHRVALNLCYDRLRGRREDPRDELPDEIDPAAPPEARLEARAQHEQVRAALAALPARQREALVLNYYQEMSNIDAAALMGITVDALESLLARARRNLRAQLAGSGLSKDTS is encoded by the coding sequence TTGAGCGATCGCGATCCCGACGCGGAGCTGATCGCGCAGGTGGGCCGCGCGGAGCCCGCCGCCGTGCGTTCGCTCGTCGCGCGCAAACTGCCGCGGCTGCTTGCGCTCGCCACGCGCATGCTGGGCGACCGCATGGAAGCCGAAGACGTCGCGCAGGAAGTCTTCGTCCGTATCTGGAAGCAGGCGCCGCGCTGGCGCGAAGGCGAAGCGAAGCTCGACACGTGGGTGCATCGCGTGGCGCTCAATCTCTGTTACGACCGGCTGCGTGGCCGTCGCGAGGATCCGCGCGACGAGCTGCCCGACGAGATCGATCCCGCCGCGCCGCCGGAGGCCCGTCTCGAAGCGCGTGCCCAGCACGAGCAGGTACGCGCAGCGCTCGCGGCCTTGCCGGCGCGGCAGCGCGAGGCGCTGGTGCTGAACTATTACCAGGAGATGTCGAACATCGACGCCGCTGCCCTGATGGGCATCACGGTCGATGCGCTGGAAAGCCTGCTGGCCCGCGCGCGCCGCAATCTGCGCGCACAACTGGCCGGCAGCGGCCTGAGCAAGGACACATCATGA
- a CDS encoding YXWGXW repeat-containing protein, whose translation MKSTRPVRLLTSLLSATLLSAAAMTSLPASAQAVIVAPMAPPPPRVEVAPAPRPGYVWDQGRWRWEHGRYVWVTGHWQPVRVGYHWVPGHWVQRGPNYRWIEGHWA comes from the coding sequence ATGAAATCAACCCGACCGGTCCGTCTGCTGACTTCTTTGCTAAGCGCCACGCTTCTGTCCGCCGCCGCGATGACATCGCTGCCGGCCTCCGCGCAAGCCGTGATCGTCGCGCCCATGGCGCCGCCGCCGCCGCGCGTCGAAGTGGCGCCTGCTCCGCGACCGGGGTATGTCTGGGATCAGGGCCGCTGGCGCTGGGAGCACGGCCGTTATGTATGGGTGACGGGTCACTGGCAGCCGGTTCGCGTCGGGTATCACTGGGTGCCGGGCCATTGGGTTCAGCGCGGACCGAACTATCGCTGGATCGAAGGGCATTGGGCCTGA
- a CDS encoding alkaline phosphatase family protein: MLRRTLLPIPFAAALALTACGNNSVNSNASAPPAASTPAATVSAQDAVPTATPIKHVVVIFGENVSFDHYFATYPQASNPVGEPQFTAAAGTPTVNNLSTNNLITANPNALSTSPNTAGRTVGTVAIAGLGLPAADLLPFRLDRSQANTSSQNHAYAAEQLAYNNGAMDSFPLFTAAGSTIAGSTGAFATKGQVLGYFDGNTVTAMWNYAQNFAMNQNAYTDTYGPSTPGALEVVSGQNNGVVVTGGTTANAIPDSAGGFTIIGDLDPTGDVCTIKAASSPTGAMSANNKNIGDLLNAKNLTWGGFMGGFNLQTVNPNGTTGCLRSTFSQVLNATKADYVQHHAWFQYYASTANLAHTRPSSTALIGYTDPLDNTATPVHHQYDSDDFFTAVKAGNYPSVSFLKAPAVSDAHPGNSDPIDEQAFVTKVINFLEQQPDWKNTAVIIAYDDSDGWYDHRFKAPTSASFDSTTAQSAGGKTVAGSDNLSGVGQCTAAGAVQPQGVNGGTVNGRCGPGTRTPFIVVSPWAKANFVDDTPITQASVVRFIEDNWLGGQRLGNGSFDATAGSILNMFNFSGSGNTPVLYLDQNLGTKLSAAPAI, encoded by the coding sequence ATGTTGCGTAGAACCCTCTTACCCATCCCGTTTGCGGCGGCGCTCGCGCTCACGGCCTGCGGCAACAACAGCGTGAACTCGAACGCGTCGGCTCCGCCGGCCGCGTCGACGCCGGCTGCCACCGTGTCGGCACAGGACGCTGTTCCTACCGCTACGCCGATCAAGCACGTGGTGGTGATCTTCGGCGAGAACGTATCGTTCGACCACTACTTCGCTACCTATCCGCAAGCTTCCAATCCGGTCGGCGAGCCGCAGTTCACGGCTGCCGCCGGCACGCCCACCGTCAACAACCTGAGCACGAACAACCTGATTACGGCCAATCCGAACGCGCTGTCCACGTCGCCGAACACGGCTGGCCGCACGGTCGGCACGGTGGCGATCGCCGGCCTCGGTCTGCCGGCGGCCGACCTGCTGCCGTTCCGTCTCGACCGTTCGCAGGCGAATACGTCGAGCCAGAACCACGCGTACGCCGCCGAACAGCTTGCGTACAACAACGGCGCAATGGATTCGTTCCCGCTTTTCACGGCAGCCGGTTCGACGATTGCGGGCAGCACGGGCGCGTTCGCAACCAAGGGCCAGGTGCTCGGCTATTTCGACGGCAACACTGTCACGGCCATGTGGAACTACGCGCAGAACTTCGCGATGAACCAGAACGCGTACACGGACACGTATGGTCCGTCCACGCCGGGTGCGCTCGAAGTGGTGTCCGGCCAGAACAACGGCGTAGTGGTCACGGGCGGCACGACGGCCAATGCGATCCCCGACTCGGCCGGCGGCTTCACGATCATCGGCGACCTCGACCCGACCGGCGACGTCTGTACGATCAAGGCAGCCAGCTCGCCGACCGGCGCGATGTCGGCCAACAACAAGAACATCGGCGACCTGCTGAACGCGAAGAACCTGACGTGGGGCGGTTTCATGGGCGGCTTCAACCTGCAGACCGTCAATCCGAACGGCACGACGGGCTGCCTGCGCTCGACCTTCTCGCAGGTGCTGAACGCGACCAAGGCCGACTATGTGCAGCACCATGCATGGTTCCAGTACTACGCGAGCACGGCTAACCTCGCGCATACGCGTCCTTCGTCGACGGCGCTGATCGGCTACACCGATCCGCTCGACAACACCGCCACGCCGGTTCATCACCAGTACGACTCCGACGACTTCTTCACGGCGGTGAAGGCGGGCAACTATCCGTCGGTGAGCTTCCTGAAGGCGCCGGCAGTCAGCGACGCGCACCCGGGCAACTCCGACCCGATCGACGAGCAGGCATTCGTCACCAAGGTGATCAACTTCCTTGAGCAGCAACCCGACTGGAAGAACACCGCCGTGATCATCGCGTACGACGATTCGGACGGCTGGTACGACCACCGCTTCAAGGCGCCGACGAGCGCTTCATTCGATTCGACGACGGCTCAATCCGCCGGAGGCAAGACGGTGGCGGGCAGCGACAACCTGAGCGGCGTCGGCCAGTGTACGGCGGCCGGCGCGGTGCAGCCGCAAGGCGTGAATGGCGGCACGGTCAACGGCCGCTGCGGTCCGGGCACGCGTACGCCGTTCATCGTGGTGTCGCCGTGGGCGAAGGCTAACTTCGTCGACGATACGCCGATCACGCAGGCCTCGGTCGTGCGCTTCATCGAGGACAACTGGCTCGGCGGGCAACGCCTCGGCAACGGCTCGTTCGACGCAACAGCCGGCAGCATCCTGAACATGTTCAACTTCTCGGGCTCGGGCAACACCCCGGTGCTGTATCTCGATCAGAACCTGGGCACAAAGCTCAGCGCGGCGCCGGCCATCTGA
- a CDS encoding cytochrome c peroxidase, whose protein sequence is MNPSSDAVLSSHLPAGGEPGPMITRHSWLRLLAWSAGGVVLAAILYGACALVYPERMPPAVGAIVEEITGANPHPVQLMRPPGAPLSAVALLGKEVFFDQSLSASGTQSCASCHSPQHSYGPDNAFPVQLGGAHMNQAGYRPPPSLAYLYRQAPFSIGPDQGDTDVPVDMTQLASQAAGVQRAQKTALAAPAAPAMVPQGGLFWDGRADTLQDQALGPLTNPVEMANASPEDVARKLLHTRYLDQFKQIFGPSIVNNPSLLISEAMFAVGRYQIEDPSFHAFTSKYDYWLEGKARLTHAELRGLQLFNDKDKANCAGCHLSQPSKDGLPPVFTDTQYEALGVPRNMAIPANKDAKFYDMGVCGPFRDDLAKQTQYCGMFLTPTLRNVGERKVFFHNGVYHDLQHVMDFYNLRNTSPEKIYPRDAAGKVQKYDDLPSQYHANVDVVDAPFDRKSGDQPAMTDQDIQDIIAFMKTLSDGYKVGG, encoded by the coding sequence ATGAATCCTTCTTCAGACGCCGTGCTGTCGTCGCATTTGCCTGCGGGCGGCGAGCCGGGCCCCATGATTACCCGCCACTCGTGGCTCAGACTGCTCGCGTGGAGCGCCGGCGGCGTGGTGCTTGCCGCGATTCTGTACGGTGCCTGTGCGCTCGTGTACCCGGAGCGCATGCCGCCCGCGGTCGGCGCCATCGTTGAGGAAATCACCGGCGCGAATCCGCATCCGGTGCAACTGATGCGTCCGCCAGGCGCGCCGTTGAGCGCCGTCGCGCTGCTCGGCAAAGAGGTTTTCTTCGATCAGTCGCTGTCGGCTTCCGGCACGCAGTCGTGCGCATCGTGCCACTCGCCGCAACATTCGTACGGCCCTGATAACGCGTTTCCCGTGCAGCTTGGCGGCGCGCATATGAATCAGGCGGGCTACCGTCCGCCGCCTTCGCTCGCGTATCTGTATCGCCAGGCGCCGTTCAGCATCGGGCCGGACCAGGGCGACACCGACGTGCCGGTGGACATGACGCAACTCGCGTCGCAGGCCGCCGGCGTGCAGCGCGCGCAAAAGACCGCGCTCGCCGCGCCCGCCGCTCCTGCGATGGTCCCGCAAGGCGGCCTGTTCTGGGACGGCCGCGCGGATACTTTGCAGGACCAGGCATTGGGGCCGCTCACCAATCCCGTGGAGATGGCCAACGCGTCGCCGGAAGACGTCGCGCGCAAGCTGCTGCACACCCGGTATCTGGACCAGTTCAAGCAGATCTTCGGGCCTTCCATTGTCAATAATCCGAGCCTGCTGATCTCGGAGGCGATGTTCGCGGTGGGTCGCTATCAGATCGAAGATCCGTCGTTTCACGCGTTCACGAGCAAGTACGACTACTGGCTCGAAGGCAAGGCGCGGCTTACCCACGCCGAATTGCGCGGCCTGCAACTGTTCAACGACAAGGACAAGGCCAACTGCGCCGGTTGCCATCTGAGCCAGCCGAGCAAGGACGGCCTGCCGCCAGTGTTCACCGATACGCAATACGAAGCGCTGGGCGTGCCGCGCAACATGGCGATCCCGGCGAACAAGGATGCGAAGTTCTACGACATGGGCGTATGCGGGCCGTTTCGCGACGATCTCGCGAAGCAGACGCAGTACTGCGGGATGTTCCTCACGCCGACGCTGCGCAATGTCGGCGAGCGCAAGGTGTTCTTCCACAACGGCGTGTATCACGATCTGCAGCATGTGATGGACTTCTACAACTTGCGCAACACGTCGCCGGAAAAGATCTATCCGCGCGATGCGGCGGGCAAGGTTCAGAAGTACGACGATCTGCCGTCGCAATACCACGCGAACGTGGACGTGGTCGACGCGCCGTTCGACCGCAAATCCGGCGATCAGCCCGCCATGACCGATCAGGACATCCAGGACATCATCGCGTTCATGAAGACGCTGAGCGACGGGTATAAGGTCGGCGGTTGA
- a CDS encoding HAD family phosphatase, which translates to MPAFPFDAVLFDCDGVLVDSEPITSRVLADMLGELGWPLSVEETMQIFVGKAVKDEAALIEARTGFAITADWLTQFRARRNAALDLELRAIPGAATAVRALHTMLDARIAVASGADRIKVELQLAKAGMLDCFAGRIYSGHETPRSKPFPDVYLAAAAGLGVDPARCAVIEDTVTGATAGVAAGATVFGYCPQELGHSNATALHGAGAVQVFRDMAALPELLAQWQRAAG; encoded by the coding sequence ATGCCCGCTTTTCCTTTCGACGCCGTTCTTTTCGACTGTGACGGTGTGCTCGTCGATTCCGAACCTATTACCAGCCGCGTGCTTGCCGACATGCTCGGCGAACTGGGCTGGCCGTTGAGCGTGGAAGAGACGATGCAGATTTTTGTCGGCAAGGCCGTCAAGGACGAAGCCGCGCTGATCGAAGCGCGCACCGGCTTTGCGATCACCGCAGACTGGCTCACGCAGTTTCGCGCGCGCCGTAATGCGGCGCTCGATCTCGAACTACGCGCGATACCCGGCGCGGCGACAGCGGTGCGCGCATTGCACACGATGCTCGACGCGCGCATCGCGGTGGCTTCCGGCGCAGACCGGATCAAGGTGGAGTTGCAACTCGCGAAAGCGGGAATGCTCGACTGCTTCGCAGGACGCATTTATAGCGGCCACGAAACGCCGCGCAGCAAGCCGTTTCCCGACGTGTACCTCGCTGCTGCCGCGGGTCTGGGCGTGGACCCGGCGCGTTGCGCGGTGATCGAGGACACGGTGACAGGCGCAACGGCCGGCGTCGCCGCCGGTGCCACGGTGTTCGGCTACTGTCCGCAGGAATTGGGGCATAGCAACGCCACGGCGCTGCATGGCGCGGGCGCGGTGCAGGTGTTTCGCGACATGGCCGCGCTGCCTGAACTGCTGGCGCAGTGGCAACGCGCGGCGGGATGA